Proteins encoded by one window of bacterium CG_4_10_14_0_2_um_filter_33_32:
- a CDS encoding 3-oxoacyl-ACP synthase gives MYINKAVVILNVGILGIGVYLPDQIVNNSTIEQELKKNFGWIEKRTGIRKRRVIASNQQVSDLAALAAEAALKDANLDKADISLILVATSSPEMPWPSTACLVQDKLGITTGIPCFDIQAVCSGFSYGLDIACKYSKQDGNILFICAEAFTRITNPKDDGTYPLFGDGAGALIIGHVEQGYGILDSQLGADGEKHHLLRIPAGGSAILYGEKKLHFVHMDGREVFKIATDIPFRITQNILDKNSISVTDVKFFVPHQANQRIIDAYAKGLGFFGSNKVFSNIAEYGNTSSASIPIALHELNSHGLLEKGDIIVTVSFGAGFTWGANIIRWNLEKRGADKNDER, from the coding sequence ATGTACATTAACAAGGCGGTGGTTATTCTGAATGTTGGAATTTTAGGAATAGGAGTATATTTACCGGATCAAATAGTAAATAATTCTACAATAGAGCAAGAACTTAAGAAAAATTTTGGCTGGATTGAGAAAAGAACTGGTATTAGGAAGAGAAGAGTTATAGCTTCAAATCAGCAGGTTTCTGATTTAGCAGCCTTAGCAGCAGAAGCTGCGCTAAAAGATGCTAATTTAGATAAAGCTGATATAAGTTTAATATTAGTTGCAACTTCTTCTCCGGAAATGCCTTGGCCGTCAACAGCATGTCTTGTACAAGATAAACTAGGTATTACTACTGGCATACCGTGTTTTGATATTCAGGCGGTTTGTTCTGGCTTCTCTTACGGATTAGATATAGCATGCAAATATTCTAAACAGGACGGTAATATTTTGTTTATATGCGCTGAAGCTTTTACACGAATAACAAACCCAAAAGATGATGGTACTTATCCGCTTTTTGGTGATGGTGCAGGAGCTCTGATTATTGGTCATGTAGAACAAGGTTACGGTATATTAGACAGTCAATTGGGTGCAGATGGAGAAAAACACCATTTACTAAGAATTCCAGCCGGTGGTTCTGCTATACTTTATGGAGAGAAAAAACTTCATTTTGTTCATATGGACGGTCGGGAAGTTTTTAAGATTGCGACAGATATTCCCTTTCGTATAACACAAAATATTCTTGATAAAAATTCTATATCTGTTACCGATGTGAAGTTTTTTGTTCCCCATCAGGCTAATCAGAGAATTATAGACGCATATGCGAAAGGTCTAGGTTTTTTTGGAAGTAACAAGGTTTTTTCTAATATTGCCGAATACGGTAATACATCAAGTGCTTCAATACCGATTGCATTGCATGAATTAAATTCTCATGGATTATTAGAAAAAGGTGACATTATTGTAACTGTAAGTTTTGGTGCAGGTTTTACTTGGGGTGCTAATATTATCCGTTGGAATCTTGAAAAGAGAGGAGCTGATAAAAATGATGAAAGGTAG
- a CDS encoding beta-ketoacyl-[acyl-carrier-protein] synthase II, whose protein sequence is MMKGRRVGIVDMTALTSLGDLNQTWNNLIAGKSGISRIEESYLSRFNMNGPVVLCEDGSPQLTRVPYAVDDFKCQIAGQVKNVPIKIDIKDRESLAIIEVPGILGPKDIRRLDRFCHLAIPPLKQLNKDIINLFKPERVGVIAGSGTGGIISKEEGIDVLHTRGPNRVGPFHVPAGIINTLSFVVSDIFKVTGPNLATVTACASSLHATIAAYDKIVLGRIDACIVVGSEASIGPEGIAAFSNAGALSFRNDEPEKASRPFDIDRNGFVMSEGAEALFLVAIEAAERLGIPILTEIVGVGETGDAHNLTEPHPEGLGAAAAMQNAITMADINPKQVGYINTHGTSTDLGDVAEIKAIKRVFEHHAQNLYVSSTKSCTGHLLGAAGALELALCVKVLETNVIPPTINLDNIDPRCEGVRHIPNTAIEAERKIIYTMTNSFGFGGHNASVLVKKYKN, encoded by the coding sequence ATGATGAAAGGTAGAAGAGTTGGCATAGTCGATATGACTGCACTCACTTCCTTAGGAGATCTAAATCAGACATGGAATAATTTGATTGCAGGAAAATCCGGCATATCAAGAATTGAAGAGTCTTACTTAAGCAGGTTCAATATGAACGGCCCCGTTGTTTTATGTGAGGACGGCAGCCCTCAATTAACGAGAGTTCCTTATGCTGTCGATGATTTTAAGTGTCAAATTGCCGGTCAAGTAAAAAATGTTCCTATCAAAATAGATATCAAAGATCGTGAAAGTTTAGCTATAATTGAAGTTCCAGGTATTCTTGGACCTAAGGATATTAGAAGACTAGATAGATTTTGTCATTTAGCTATCCCTCCACTCAAACAGCTCAATAAGGATATAATTAATCTATTTAAACCTGAAAGAGTTGGTGTAATTGCTGGGTCGGGTACAGGCGGAATTATTTCCAAAGAAGAGGGTATCGACGTTCTTCATACCAGAGGTCCTAATAGAGTAGGTCCATTTCATGTTCCTGCCGGTATAATTAACACACTTAGTTTTGTGGTGTCTGATATTTTTAAGGTTACAGGTCCCAATCTTGCTACAGTAACTGCATGTGCTTCATCTCTTCATGCCACAATAGCAGCTTACGATAAGATTGTTCTTGGTAGAATTGATGCATGTATAGTTGTAGGGTCAGAGGCTTCAATAGGTCCAGAGGGTATCGCTGCGTTTAGTAACGCAGGAGCACTTTCCTTTAGGAATGATGAGCCCGAAAAAGCATCAAGACCATTTGATATAGACAGAAACGGGTTTGTTATGAGCGAAGGTGCAGAAGCATTATTTTTAGTAGCAATTGAAGCTGCCGAAAGATTAGGTATCCCAATTCTTACAGAAATTGTTGGTGTTGGAGAAACAGGAGATGCTCATAATCTAACTGAGCCCCATCCCGAAGGATTAGGTGCGGCTGCGGCTATGCAAAATGCGATTACTATGGCGGATATAAATCCTAAACAAGTTGGGTATATAAATACTCACGGCACCTCAACGGATTTAGGTGATGTTGCAGAGATTAAAGCGATTAAGAGAGTTTTTGAACATCATGCCCAAAATCTATATGTATCATCGACGAAATCTTGTACAGGTCATTTATTAGGTGCTGCTGGTGCATTAGAACTTGCTTTATGTGTTAAAGTTTTAGAAACAAATGTTATTCCTCCAACGATAAATCTGGATAATATTGATCCCAGATGTGAAGGAGTAAGACATATTCCAAATACTGCAATAGAAGCAGAAAGAAAAATTATTTACACAATGACTAATTCGTTCGGTTTTGGTGGTCATAATGCGAGTGTTCTTGTAAAAAAATACAAAAATTAG